DNA from Musa acuminata AAA Group cultivar baxijiao chromosome BXJ1-5, Cavendish_Baxijiao_AAA, whole genome shotgun sequence:
AATCTTAACACCATCAATCCTAAGTAAACTATTGTGTCATTTCTTTTGAGTCTTCAAGGACATCTTTTTAAGTCTTACCAATAattttcttaatgattttatCGTGCTGTTGTGAATGATTTAAGCTATTGTAGGCCTTACATAATGAGGCCCAAATATGGTTCTGTTAAATCCTTTAAGAACTTTCATTTAGATgtagttttgtttttattttttatttttcccatCTGTCTAATCCTGAGATGCATTCCCTGATGTTGCATTGCATAGTTATATCACATATGAGATTGCATTAATATTTTTCACTTCTGTAGTCATCGTGACAAATGTTCTGGAGTCAGTTTTTACATATTATAAAGAACTGGTTGTGCACAACTGTTATTATTTGAAATAGTTCTGATGAATTCATGGTTCTTCTTGGATTCTGATGTTGTTGTCTTATCAATAGCAACTTACCATCTAGAATTAAGTAACTCATGTTGATGTTGTCTCTGTAAATCTGGTGTAATGAGCAAAAGTGATATTATTtgtcgagaaaaaaaaaatttacttgtCCTTAGTTACCTTTTCAACAAGATTTTTTTTAGCGATTTTTTAGTGCAAAAGGATGATAGGTTTTCAGATAAAAAAAGAGATCACTTGCTTCAGCATCCAGGTGTCTCATATTTCTGAGGAAGATCTGCACTTGTCATTCTTACACAATCTTCCAATTAAGATTAATTGTTACCAGTTAAATCACTTGAAGTTAAATCTCTTGATCATCATGAATCTGGCTGTGATATGATATTCAAAAGTTATTTTCAATCCAGTGTTAAAGCAAGTTTCTGACATATTACAGGATTATGAAAAATTTGAAGCTTACATCTGCAAAGCATATCATGGTGAGCCTCCAGAGACTTGCTTAGGTTTGCTCCCGAAGAAGGATCACAAGATGAAAGCAGACAATCATGTATCTTATGCTGATGAAATGATCAGCTCCTCCATTGCTGCTGTTCACGGTGACGCAAAGATAGATATGGTAGTCTAGACTTCTGAATGGGCTTCCTACTACTCCAGCAATCACTTAGTTGTCTGTTGAAGCCATCTGCTGGTTATGTGTCGATAAGCCAGCTCTGTTAAATGCTGGACTGGACAATGGTATGTGTACATGCGACATGGACTGGATGATGCTTAGCTATTTGCAATGGTTCTGAATGGCTGCAGCTATTTACTGTACGTGTGTTGTCTTATCGTTCATGCGTGAGTTCTAGTTGTTGATAGCTCCGACACTAAGGTGTGTGCTATTTTGCCACTTCTCTAGTTGGAGATATCGATGTGCATGACCAATTCTTCAGGTAGGATTTAATTGTGATGGTGTTTGTTTTTTTCTGGTTCTTCCTGAGTGATCTTTGTTGGGTTAACGGTCTATATTCAGTTCAAGGTggactttatcagcccacagcttacctcctcttaacctaatcctaattTATATTTAGGTagggtgtggtggctataaaaagagACAGAAAAGGGTAGCAACGAGTgatatgatccttgtatcccagttattcttttgtgattattgctagggttttggataAGAGATTGAGatatgtatattcattattattatagtggattatctttagtttgtcTTGTGATTTTTACCTTTAAAggatttttatattttgatgttttattttattgtgattccatttaatttcgtTGTGTGTTATGGTCtgctaatatttgttcatatacaaaaatttatttctctttatatctcatCAATCTTTTCATGCCAtatgataaaattaaaattaaattatattcataataaatGTTAGAAAATTACTTTGAGTTTTGGTGCCTGCAAATCATATtacattatttttctgttctttgcATGACATTCAACACTTGCAGGTATCTCAGTctctaaaaaataaaatctcagctGTTGCGTTCGATCTATGTAGACTAAATGTGATCGAATAAATTGATGTTTTTCGTCTATCAGGTTCTAATTGCGAGTGCAAGTCTTGTGCAATTCCTCTGGGTTTGAGATTTAGGTTCAACAAGAGAGAGGAACCTAAATAGTCAATCAAGCTGGCGATCAATCATCTTCGTTTCTCTTCCTCGTCTTTCTTCAAGCTTATATGTCATGCCAACAAGACGAGACTATGTGAATTAAGTGCAAGAATCAAGTGACAATTAAGTATGGCTTGTGTTGGAGACAACTCGCGGTAGCTTTTGCTATACTACAATTAATTCTGCATCCCGTAACGGCCTTCTCTTACATTGCGAGCGTGCGACGGGTCCGAGGAACGAAATGACCGATTTGCCCATCCCACCACCCTCTAGCTTGTGCTCCTCTATAAATtcccctcttctcttttcctttctccTGTGTGTGGTCGCCGTCGCGTAAGAGAAGGAACAGAGCGTGGTGATCAGAGCGAGGAAGATGTTCTACTCGCACCAGCTCCTGGCGAGGAAGGCTCCTCTCGGCCAGATCTGGTGAgacccccccctccctctcttattCTCTGCCTCCGATTCCTTGGACTACTTCGTTTTATTATTTGCGAAAAGAGGCATCGGCTGATTGGAGCTTTGGCATCAAGGATGGCGGCCACCATGCGCGCCAAGATGAACAGGAGGAAGCTCGATAAGCttgacatcatcaaaatctggtgTGAGCTTCATATGAACTCCTCGTTCATTCAACTTCTCCGCTCCTCTGCTTCTTGATCGACGCTCTTTCTCTGTAACCGCAGTGAGGAGATACTGAATCCATCGGTCCCGATGGCCCTCCGCCTCTCCGGCATTCTCATGGGCAAGTTCCAGCCATCTACTTAATCTGATCCATTGCTTTCTATTTTAGACTCGAATTATCTTTCGTTCCTCGACTACAAACGCTCGATCCATTCGTGGTTTTTGTCAGGCGGCGTGGTGATCGTCTACGAGAGGAAGGTCAAGCTCCTCTATGGTTCGTCCTTTCTAGTCTTGTTACTGCGACGAACTAGGAATTTTTACAAGTTACAGATTTCTCTTGCAACGTTATCTTCTTCGTCTAATTATTTGCTGTAATTTGCAGACGACGTAACGCGATTTCTGGTGATCCTCGAAGTTTCTAGAGCTTTTGTCTCgtgctcttcctcttcctcttccgaaCTCCTTTCCGTTGTGTACGCGAACTTTAATTCGCCGATGATATGACAGGTGGAGATCAATGCGGCGTGGAAGGTGAAAACGGTGTCCGATCCAACCGTCCTTCCCCGCGCAAAAGCCCAGGCcaagtgctctctctctctctctctctctctctctctcccctcccgtTTCCgtttaaagaaaaaaagacaaTAGAAATCATGTGGGAGAGCAGCTGTTAAGAATGACTGGAACCTCACTAACCGTCGAAGACGGTGAGATGATGATCGGATGGCGATGGGTTGTTTGCAGGTTTGAAGCGGTGACGCTGCCCGAGTACGTGGACATGGAACCGGAGCAGCCCATGATGTTCCCCGACGCGTCCATCGCCACTGCCGCATTCCAACGCATGGTCCGACTCTCCTCCTTTTTACAAATTTGCCACATATTCGACGTTCTCCGATTTCATGATACCCATCGATCCTTTGTCCAGTTTGCCCCACACGGACGGTGGGGATGAAGCCTTACCATGATAACAAACTCTTAATATCTTACACGACGGAATTGAGCTAATTTCGTAAATAATGGAGAACAGAGACCTGTTTCTTTCTTGGGAACATGAATCGGCCCATTGTGGTATTTGTTCCCTCGTATATTATTACGGTTGGTGGATCTCGAATTCTTGTCGCGCACAGGTTTTCAAGGTATCCGAATCAACTACACGGACAGGATCTCGGATCACATCGTCGAGGGGGATCCCCCACCCAGTAGAAGTCTAAGCTAAtgttatttttgtttattttttcttaACTATCGGTGGGCGCAGCGATTGGACGATTTGGAAGAACACTATATTAATATTGACCTCAGAGACGATGACCTCGCCGGCAATGATCACCAAGGTCCCTTTATGTGTCTTTCTCCCCTTACCGTTGGTTCTCATGATTCTGCAGTGGCAATGAAGTATATCTATTTTCCTACTGCAGCGGAGCCTGAAAATATCACGTTATTCGAAACATTTGGATCGGGCGTTGCGGAGACTGATCTTTACAATCATTTTGAGaggtattaaaaattattttcatgaaaATACCATTTGTGAAATTTCAGATTGGCATAATGCTGTGACTAATGTTCTACGACATGGTTTGGTCAATGTAGTACTAATTTGCTATGTACTTGTAATCGTAcatcttaattaattaattaatccgtaattataaatttatctaaATTATCAGTTAATATTACTTTATTCTGTTcgtatttttattagaaaaagcTTCAACTCGCTATAGTAACAAAGAATTATGTAGGTTTGACGTCGGAGATGACGAGACGCACATCAACTTCACTCCTCAAGAAGAACCGCAGTTTGAGGCTACCCTTATACCCTCTCTGCCGCACGAAGATGAAATTAGAACCTTCACTCATTTGCGTAATCTTCTTAAAAGCTTCTTGTAATTTGATGATCCTTAGATTTAAGTGTGTTCTACGAATTGAATTATCTTACTGTCTTCTAGCAGATAGTGCAGTTGAGAACCATCAGACGGAAGAAAAAGAGGAGCAGAGAGCTAACGTTTTGTATTAGTGAATTCGTTTAGCGTCATCTAAACATACGAAAATATTGTTAGGGTAAACGTTGTTTGTTGTATTAACAGGATGAGGACGTGCAGCGCCAGCAGCCGGTAAAAAGAAAGGCGCACAGAAAACCTAGCCATCGGATCATGGACGATAGGCAACTCATGATCCCGGGAAACATCTATCAGCTATGGCTTCAGGACACTTCTGATATAGTGTCCAAAAGAGGAAGAACTGTTATGGTTGGTGTTGCAATAAATTTTCCTCTATACCATTGTCTGCAGCGAGGACTTCATCTTTTCTGTAGCCAACTAACCAGTGCGTTTCTACAGCAATGTTTGCGGTCTGTTAATCCTATTCGGTCTACTAAGATATCCAACCTCATGGACTTGCCACCAGTAGCTCTGATTTCTGGTTTGGAGATGTTTCCAGCTAAAGTACATTACCCTTCCCCCCTTATGGAGTTATGGAGAAAATGTACCGAAGTAAATATTTCACCTTCAGGTAATCGTCTATAAGCTGCTCGCATTCAACATTCAGTCATCAGTACTATgagcataaaataaataaaaaaggttcTTGCATGTAGGAGATAAATCACCCCCAGCACAGCAGCGGGAAGTTACCGAAACTGTAAGCAACATTCTTCTGGCAATTTACTCTCTTGTCTGACTAATTCAATTCGTATCTAAAAAATCGTTTATGGAGGTGAAGCTTCTGGAAGAAGTTCAGGGTGAGATAGGGTCCAACAGTCTGGACGTCTCCATCGAAAAGCTCAGAGCCAACCTCGAAAATCTGGATTTCCAGGGATTTGACGATGCATTTAGCATGGATCATTTTGTCACTCCAGGGAGTTCTGGTGAGTTTGATACTTTCATGTGCAATGCCAGACTCTTTTAGGATTCAGGTGATGAAATATCTCTTCGACAACAGCAggacaaagttcaaaatccatgcccAGTTCTGGTTCTGGACATGCCTTTATGCCGTTGGAACCTGAAATACAATTACCTTCTGTAAGGTCAGCAAAATAAttatagaaaaataattttagtaaaTCTTTCTCGGAAAATTGAAATTCACATACTCTTTTAGTTAGAAATTTCTCATAGTGCGAaaatccaatttcttttcgttcTTAATTTCAGGAGGATATGCCACTTTTTTAGTTAAAATGGCCTTACAATATTACGTTACGACTTGACATCTCTGATTCGTTAATCACCGAAATCCTTGTTTCTAACTGTACAGATAGTTGCCATATCTTGGTTAAACGTGGGAACTAGCAATCTTGTGTTGGAATTTTGAGACAGGTCCAAAAGAAAGCAGCATTCATCATCAAAGAGTTTCAGGAACCTTGATCCAGTTGAAGAGGAGTTGCCGCTGCAGCAAGATGTGAGGGGTTCCAAGATCAGGAGACTATCCGAGACAGGTCCAACCCCTGATTTCGGTATGTAATTTCTAAATCCAAATTCTGTAAATTGATCATTAACCTAGGTACATTAGTTCTACCTCCGGCGATCACTATTTAAGATTTCGGACAACACCTGTATTCGGCACTTACGATATCTCATATAGAACTGGAGGAAACAGGACCCACTCAAACCCCAGTTACTCCTCCATCAAATCCTGCTGTTGACAACACTACTCTGTTAATCCGCACGTAAGTAAAGAGCCATATGCTTCGATATTAAAGCCATACTACGTACTGTTTACAGGATTAAGATTGCAATAGCTCAATTTACCTCCACCGGTAACATATTAGTGGCATCGGACATGACGGATTACATGCTAATGAACAGGCATCTCAAGTTGCATTTTGATACGCCAGGAGCCCCACAGTCTGAATCACTGAACCAGCTAGCTTTCGGAATGTATAAGAGAAAAGCTGCTCAACTCTTTTACCAAACGTGTGGTATTTAGTTTTCCTTGCTTACGACTCACAACCTTCCTCCAATTTATAGATTACAATGCTCATATATGTTGCAATGCCTTCCTTTCTCATTTGCAGTTCTTGTCACTTGTGACTTCATCAAGGTCCAACAGCATGAGGCATATGGTGACATATCAATCTCAAGAGGGCCCAAGATGTAACACACCCGATCCTTGTAGCAGAATGGGGCAGCTCATTTCTTGCTAGGAAAGAAAAGGTAAAAATCGAAACTACAAGTCTTCTTTGAAAATCTTTAACTTAGTTTACTTTCACGCATTCAATTGTTTTTGACTTGATAGTAACTGTAATTTGAGCCTTACATCTCAAGTATTTTCAAGACTATAAAATCGCAGAATTACAGCCTGAAAACAAATATTTGGCTTGCTTCAGGGCAATAACCATAGGATGTTAGATTGGTAGACAGGATCTTGATAAATGGTGCTTAGGATTTGCCTTTCCACCTTAACAACCATATACTAGCATAGACAGGCAATGATATAATAGCAGAGACCAAACCTTCCCCCATAGACAAACGCAACGATTCCTCTATTCCCCAACCAGAGTGACCAAGCACTGGTTTCTAAATCCAAATCACCACATACTCCTCGCCAACCTTTAGCAGTCTTTACAGTTGGACCTCAAGAAGTTACAGGCATACACGGGAACCTCGCCGCCCGTCCAACAAACACCCAGCCAAAGTAAAGAAAGCAAGACAGCGGGTGAAGGAACCGACTCCTCTACTTCGTCTTGCACATAGCGAGCTAATTGTCCCTTTTTGAGTTGATGATGGGCATCATAAGATGCTATGATTCGCTCCGTGTAGTTCAAATTTCGAACTGCTCAAGGGCCGGGCCATCACTTGCCAAAACCAAAACCGCCGTTTACGCCTCTGCATCTGGTCCAGGCAGGCACGTCGCATGGTCCTGGTCATCTTGCTAATATTTTTAGGCTTTCCAATGGGAGGGTTTAAACTGGGAAGAAGTAAATCGACATCCCAAACTATTCCCCGCATCACCATATACCGCTCGCCGAACAATAGGCTTATCTGAGCCGTCTCTGTGCTGACCCATAGATGAAAGACTAATAATTTCTCGACATGTTTCTTTCCCACCTCGCCCATCCGTGGCGACGGATGGACGTGTGTGTGACTCATCGCGAGAGAGGGAGATGGCGGGCATATTAGTTCAGAACATTGCTATCTGGAATATTCAACAATGAAGTTTATGATCTGAGAACAAGCACACCATATATGACGAGTCGAGCCGGTTCAACTTTCATAAAGGGCGGCTCTTGGTCTGACCAATGCATTTTCCTTTGACATTAAGTTGGCGTGCATCATATTACTTAAATGCATATGTGATGCAGATCATTTCAACCCTAAACTGTGAAGATTATACTACCATGGGAAGTTTCTAGGGTTgacaagaccaaatcaaaattagAACTTCTCGTGAACATTTATTTGAACTCGTAGCTTAAGTAGTCTCTGATCTGTCAATGGTTTACTACGATGTTTTGTACTTTAATTTGGAACTTTATTGCTTCGtattaaaacaaaagaaaagttaGCTCGATAACCTTATACCATGATTTTTGCACCTAGAAATCATGATAGGGGTGTTTCCCTGCTAATTCCTCTGGAAGGATCAATGTACGTCACCGTTCATGATCAGATTCTAGCTTGATCATTATCTGAGCCACTTGTATGATCCAAGTCTACCATAATCACACCTTGTTTTAAAAGGGAGTCTCAAATGGAGGGGCCATGTTTAACTTTTAGGAACATCTTGAAAATTTCTGATATGGTAGAACCAGAGGAATGACAACTTATCCAACTTGCACGACATGTTCCTTCTCACCCTATTGCTCTTCCACTAGCACCAGATTCTTGTCTCCATATCTCTGCACTAACTTTTAAAATACAAATAAATGATATATAGACAGGTACAATTAGGAAAAGAATTTTCTTAGGCTAATTGGAAGTATTAAATAAGCAAATGTAAGCAAATAGGTACATTGAACTTAAATGCCCAAATCTTTGACATTGTTAATCTATACGATAGTCATCACAAATCATGACCTTATAAATTACAATTTCTACGTGATATATTAAATCAGTAGCATAGGCAAATAGACTATGTTAGTAATGGTGCATAATTTAATGGTTTACAGAAGACGTTCGATTACAAACCTCCTTCAGTTTTGATTTATTCGCCATAAGAAAATTGTATCATGTTCGGTGAGGGTGCAACTTTGGTATAGACATGAAGCTTTATGTAACCTATGTTACAAACGCAATCTACACCAAGTAGTAGGCTCGATGCCTTTCTGGCCTTTCTTTGTTTTGCTACACCATGGAAGGACAATAGCATTTCTTCAAAATCGATATGGGACAAAAGAGTTGATCGATGTGATGAGTTGCATCTTGGATGTCCCACCAACAGTGTTTAGATCATGATGTTGACGAGGAATTGACATGCAACCAAGAGGAATTGTCTATGTCAACGCATGCATATGCGCGAGCCGGATTATAGTGCCACGTTTCGCGTCTTTACCCTACGAAAATGTCTACAAAGTTTAATATTCGTCTAGCATAAACATCTGAACCCACAAGTACAATAACACACGGCTTTTATGATAGAATATTCATTTGTCCTTACTGAAATTAATGTACTCTTATaaataccttatatatatatatattgtattttcTTTTCCACCGAAGACTCCTATGTTCGATTTTCTCTTTTCAATTGATATCTCCATTTGACACCTTTTAATCTTTTTATAACTTTAACAATCATTTTTGTATGAATTGTATAACACAAGGCAAAAGTTATACAAAGAAAACTTAGTGACGACGACAACACGAACTTCACAatgcaaaaaggaaaaagaaggttGTCTTTTTTAGGAGGAAGAAAGCCCTTGAAAAGGAAACTAATTTGCTCGTTCGCAGGCAGCCATCTGATTGACTCGGACCACCATTCTCCCTTTGTTGATCAATTCCTACCACCTAAAAGAAGGTGGTAGTACATTTGTCGACATTTCCCAATGCTTCCCATCTCCACTACTCTTGAACAATTTGCCGACAGGTGGATCTTGATCGATGAAACACAAGCCTCCTCGCTGACCCCATTCTCCAAGTGGAAGAAGAGTAGCTGATGATGATGGCCTCATCACATCCTATAGAAAAGCAACAGTTAAACAAACGGCGTTGCTTGCACTACAGTTCAGAATGATTGATTCATATGACCGAGAGGgttcgtgagagagagagagagaatccacCAGATCTACACATCTCTCTGCTAAATGCCCAATTTATCAGCCCCACATATTATTCCATTCAGTCTCTTTCGTCGTCAGCTCACCGGGCGAAGCTAATGCATACTTCCAATTTCATCGTGTCATACATGCACGTCATTTGAGATGATAACATTTACAACCTCAAACCAATAGAAGAGGACAACATCATTTCGTTTATACTAGTTTGTTACCATACGTGATTCTTTATAATGCTAATTCTCCGATATGAAGAATCATAGGTTGCCATTGGATGGTATGACGTCGGTGATCAACATCGATCACTTCGTATCATTACATGTCGGTGCTTCGTCAATCGAAAGCGAATATATTCATCCTCCTAAACATGATTGATTGATACAATTCAAACAAGatgattcaataataaaatagtcGTATATATAAACTCTAAGATCAGGTAGCAGTTTACTGTGCTAAAGTCGTATCTACTTTTACGGGTCATGTCCTCTTTCTTCAAGAACAAGGAAGATTAGAAGGGACACCACCTTCTCATATATGTCAATATTTTTGGCATCGGTTGGTGACGCGTTATATGTGGAtctcatatatattttatttggtgGCGGTAGAAATTATAATTGAACTAAGGGATGTAGGTAGTTTGTTGGTGGGTGTAGAAGCCCGGTTGTTGAACATCCATCCAATCTTCTATCTCCTTTTCTTCAATTTTGATATACAAACTAATGCACGTATAATTATTTGATTGACACTGATAAAGTCAAACATTTATATTAATGGTAGTCATTTGATTGGATCAATACACATCGGAGACTTTGCTTcttaatatatgtatataatgaaTACtttttctacatcatgcaagtctTTTGTTGATCGTACAGGGGGAAATCCTACCTTGTAAACACCATCGATTTCGATGGTGTATACATGTAGGAAGCCTTCAAAAGAACCACAAATACGGGTCGAATACCTCATAAACCATCGATTTCGATGGTTTGGCCCCACTTAAGAACTCCTCATCATGTGATTCATGTCACCCATCACAGAATGAAGTCCCATTTGTCCTCCTTTCTCGCTGTATTCTGACACACCGGCCGTACATCCGGCAAATGTACGCTAACTCTAACGTGCCTTTTGGCTTTTCAAAAACTTCACATAATTTACAAGTCAACCCATCATTTATttccaacaacaaaaaaaaaaagaagagtaaCAGAAAcagagaaaaacaaaaacaaaaacaaaagcagGAACATCTCACCTCTCTCCTATCCCCTCCCCGTCTCAacttcccttctcctccatcaTTATTACTTTCCGAGATAAAGACGCCTGATCCAATTCCCCTACCCCATTAATACCCAAAGACCGCGTTTTGATCGCCGCAATCGACCAAACGCAGGTCCAAAGATCCGACTGCGCGCTTGCACCATCGCTTCGCGTCGCCCTCCCTCCGGAGTCTGCACCTCGCGTCTCTCTGCTTATGCTTCTTCCGACCCCTTGGTTTCAGCTCCCTCGCCCGGGTTTTTCTCTCCCGAGATTTCTCTTTTCGTGCTGATGACACCGAAAGCGTCGGACTTGGTGACTGGGGAGCGGGGAATTCCCCTGCTCTCCTGGCTGCTGCTTGCGTCGTTGCTGTTCTGGAGACTGCAACTTGGAGCGTCGATCAACGACGACGGTGTGTCCTTCATTTTTCGTTTGGTTTCCCTGTGTTTAGGGTTTGGTTTTTGTTGgagtgagagtgggatttgaggtTTTTTTGGATGTGTGGTAGCGAGGGCGCTCTTGAGCTTTAGAGCGAACATGGAGTTCGATCCGTACGGAGCTTTGGCAGACTGGGAAAAAGCAGAGGAGGTGGATTCGTGCTTTTGGTTTGGCGTTCAGTGCGACGCAGGAAGAGTCGTAGCTCTGTGAGTAATACAGTTTTCCTCAATCATCTACCTGGTTTGTGTGTCACAGTATTCTCTTCTCTTAATGCTAGAAATACAACAATTCTTTGTTCAGATCGAAACAAATTTAATGCTAGAAATACATTATTTTTTTcccataatttcatcatcaatataaGTTCTGAAAATTCAGCTGATGTTGTTAGAAAAacttgaaaatttttaaaaatcagtACACGTAAATCTAGAGCCAGTGAAAACTGTCCTGTCAAATCCTTACAGTTATATCTGTCAGCAGTAGAATCTCAAGAAATTGATTACGAATTAATCATCATTTCCTGTTCAACCAGTAGAATGCAGAATGAACATGACTATGACATCCATATAAGTCAATAATAGcaacatatagttaggaaaatatgACCCTTCATCGTGCATATGCTTTTCTATAACGATGCCTTACTATAAAACATGGTGGTCATTAGTATATGATCTATCAACTAGTGGTTGGAGTGGTATAGTGGTCGAGAGGGTAGGCAGCAAGTAGCAGGGAGTGGCATTGGCTGGCAACGATGGCGGCAACTGGTGGTGAGCAGTGGTGCGTGGTAGTGGCAGAGCATGAAAAGTGGTGATGCTACTGAATTTTGGCGCTGGAAAGGGCAGTTATAAGCGACGATGGCAAGAAGTGGAGGGTGATCATGCCGAGTGGTTGTATTGTAAAGGAAGTGTCGATAGAAAAATTTGGAAACACATTTCCAAATGGGGAACAGGCAAAAGCTATTGTTAtacgtttcttttctttttcattcttGAAATTAATTTTTTGGTAACACATTAGACGGGCCCTAAACCTGTGTTTGAATTCAGGCATAGTTCCCAGTATCAGAAAATAAACTCTGGATGACATTCCCTTCCTGTTACCTGCTCTTATGATAGGAGTGCTCTTCTAATAGGGCACTTTTGTTTTGGGCAGGACTGATTGGCATGAGGGACAGGCCCTTTTATGATAGACTCAAAATAGATGCATTTATATACACAACTCCttatttttattgttttgttATGCTGCTCTGTTTTTATTATATGCGACTCTTATCTTCCTTGTTATTCCTAACTAATGGAAGAGCATAAAATTGAAAACATCCTCCCATTATATTCCTGGCATAAAGAACAAAACAATGTCACCCTTagaattaattataattatttcaaTTTCTCTAATATACATCCTGTTTTCACAGAAATTTGAAAGATCTTTATCTTAAAGGAACGCTTGCACCTGAACTCGGAAGGCTTATTCACTTGAAGTCTCtgtaagtattttttaaattaataacaTACACAGCTATTGTTAAAGCCTTAAGTTATGGTATTTTGTAGTTTAAACTGATAGATCAAATCTAGTAGCTCCATGCTCAGCTGGCTGTTCTTTAATGGCCATCAAATTTCAAAAATTCTCGAACATAGGCTTGGTCCAAGATATCTAAATCTTTCACTGCAAGTGATTCTTTGGATCCAGATGGTAATCCTACATGGAGCCACCCAACCAGAGCTGAAGGTCCGATCATGAGTTAAAC
Protein-coding regions in this window:
- the LOC135674040 gene encoding sister chromatid cohesion 1 protein 1-like gives rise to the protein MFYSHQLLARKAPLGQIWMAATMRAKMNRRKLDKLDIIKICEEILNPSVPMALRLSGILMGGVVIVYERKVKLLYDDVTRFLVEINAAWKVKTVSDPTVLPRAKAQAKFEAVTLPEYVDMEPEQPMMFPDASIATAAFQRMRLDDLEEHYINIDLRDDDLAGNDHQAEPENITLFETFGSGVAETDLYNHFERFDVGDDETHINFTPQEEPQFEATLIPSLPHEDEIRTFTHLHSAVENHQTEEKEEQRANDEDVQRQQPVKRKAHRKPSHRIMDDRQLMIPGNIYQLWLQDTSDIVSKRGRTVMQCLRSVNPIRSTKISNLMDLPPVALISGLEMFPAKVKLLEEVQGEIGSNSLDVSIEKLRANLENLDFQGFDDAFSMDHFVTPGSSAGQSSKSMPSSGSGHAFMPLEPEIQLPSVRSKRKQHSSSKSFRNLDPVEEELPLQQDVRGSKIRRLSETGPTPDFELEETGPTQTPVTPPSNPAVDNTTLLIRTHLKLHFDTPGAPQSESLNQLAFGMYKRKAAQLFYQTCVLVTCDFIKVQQHEAYGDISISRGPKM